A genomic window from Micromonospora sp. WMMA1947 includes:
- a CDS encoding mersacidin/lichenicidin family type 2 lantibiotic has product MDYIRAWKDPVYRASLSDEERAALPANPAGFVELSDHELDTAPGGTWTPTPTITAVTGVAGCFSINGTVCNGTCAVFTVGCCG; this is encoded by the coding sequence ATGGACTACATCAGGGCATGGAAGGACCCGGTCTACCGGGCGTCGCTCAGCGACGAGGAGCGGGCGGCGCTGCCGGCGAACCCGGCCGGTTTCGTCGAGCTGAGCGACCACGAGCTCGACACCGCACCCGGTGGCACGTGGACCCCGACCCCCACCATCACCGCGGTCACCGGTGTCGCCGGATGTTTCAGCATCAACGGCACCGTCTGCAACGGCACCTGCGCGGTGTTCACCGTCGGCTGCTGCGGCTGA
- a CDS encoding type 2 lanthipeptide synthetase LanM family protein — protein sequence MTYARPPADGPVDLSHPGWYLAHSLSERLGAGTPAGTVDEERGRQRLRRWKDEPVFDGGGELFDSWLRELGLDEPALVRVLGETPETVRSRFTDVPDHVRAIERAWRDRRPGGGAPAHDHHDHDHDHHHDPHPHGAFVELVRPLIDDGLRRVRQAVHEACAAAPSPHVDADRLAEQLCDPPTGAINLLVGRVLVLELNVLRLEGQLAGATPEERFQDFTRRLHDPKYTLDVLMEYPVLARDATVLVDNWVDARVEFARRLVADAPALAHRLGDPADLGAVTGVSFGAGDSHRGGRSVGFVRFANGARVVYKPRGLQVELHFQQLLEWLNARGAQPPLRTMWVLDRGGYGWSEFVAAGPCADREALRRFYTRQGSYLALLHSLAAVDFHLENVIAAGEHPMLVDLEALFHPESEQSDRQIGVSAESFRTMRESVLEVGLLPRPIIYQDDDGVGGVDFSGLAGTAGQLTPTPVATWEESGTDRMRLVRRRIEMSGGQNLPSLDGAAHHTLDFSDDIIAGFERTYRLLHRHRDDLLAADGPVAAFADDEVRVILRATRTYAKVLQESRHPDLLRDALDRERFLSFLWLQEEWPGAEARIAASEQAQLSRGDIPFFSTAPASRDFVAGDGSVITGVLASSGLDRSRRRIAALSDAHLAQQTWILRSSLAALTMGVESQGQWSQYQVTAATTPAPADRFVAAARAAGDRLLLTADTGEDSIAWLGHTLVADRIWQLGPVGIDLYNGLSGIALFLGYLGEISGEPRFREAAEVAAAMLTRQVDLLDETPVTSLQNFTVGAFNELGGPLYALSHLGALWRRDDLLDAAERIVPVLLHLAPEDEAYDVISGAAGAILALLALHAARPSPRLLDAAGTFARILRDRAEPVGDGIGWAGAVNPSRPLAGFSHGGSGIAVALARLDRVLGNRDHLPLVEGAIRYERSAFDPEHRCWLDLRDTTPDGYSMIAWCHGGPGIALARADLAEYVDDSDLVDRDLRDAVDGMLRFGLTGEVITGTGNHSICHGDLGNVEAVLAGARVLGDRAAARQAELVAASILDYIDRDGWLCGVPLGAETPGLMSGIAGIGYNLLRLAAPDRVPSILLVEPPRPAGERGRRG from the coding sequence ATGACGTACGCGCGCCCGCCCGCCGACGGCCCGGTGGACCTTTCCCACCCCGGCTGGTATCTGGCCCACTCCCTGTCCGAGCGGCTCGGCGCCGGGACGCCGGCCGGGACCGTGGACGAGGAGCGGGGCCGGCAGCGACTGCGGCGGTGGAAGGACGAGCCGGTCTTCGACGGAGGCGGCGAGCTGTTCGACAGCTGGCTCCGGGAGCTGGGCCTCGACGAGCCGGCCCTGGTCCGGGTCCTCGGCGAGACCCCGGAGACGGTCCGCAGCCGGTTCACCGACGTACCGGACCACGTGCGCGCGATCGAGCGCGCGTGGCGTGACCGCCGGCCGGGCGGTGGCGCTCCCGCGCACGATCACCACGACCACGACCACGACCACCACCACGACCCGCACCCGCACGGGGCCTTCGTGGAACTGGTCCGCCCGCTGATCGACGACGGGCTGCGCCGGGTACGGCAGGCCGTGCACGAGGCGTGCGCCGCCGCACCGAGCCCGCACGTCGACGCCGACCGGCTCGCCGAGCAGCTCTGCGACCCGCCCACCGGCGCGATCAACCTGCTCGTCGGCCGGGTGCTGGTCCTCGAACTCAACGTGCTGCGGCTGGAGGGCCAGCTCGCCGGGGCGACGCCGGAGGAACGGTTCCAGGACTTCACCCGCCGCCTGCACGATCCGAAGTACACACTGGACGTCCTGATGGAGTACCCGGTCCTGGCCCGGGACGCCACAGTCCTCGTCGACAACTGGGTCGACGCCCGGGTCGAGTTCGCCCGGCGCCTCGTCGCGGACGCGCCCGCGCTGGCACACCGGCTCGGCGACCCGGCGGACCTCGGCGCCGTCACCGGGGTGTCCTTCGGCGCCGGCGACTCGCACCGCGGTGGCCGCTCGGTGGGATTCGTCCGCTTCGCCAACGGCGCCCGCGTCGTGTACAAGCCCCGTGGCCTCCAGGTGGAGCTGCACTTCCAGCAGTTGCTGGAGTGGCTCAACGCCCGTGGCGCGCAGCCGCCGCTGCGGACCATGTGGGTCCTCGACCGCGGCGGGTACGGCTGGTCGGAGTTCGTCGCCGCCGGCCCGTGCGCCGACCGGGAGGCGCTGCGCCGCTTCTACACCCGGCAGGGCAGCTACCTGGCGCTGCTGCACAGCCTCGCGGCCGTCGACTTCCACCTGGAGAACGTCATCGCCGCCGGCGAGCATCCGATGCTCGTCGACCTGGAAGCCCTGTTCCACCCGGAGAGCGAGCAGAGCGACAGGCAGATCGGCGTATCGGCGGAGTCCTTCCGGACCATGCGCGAATCCGTGCTCGAGGTCGGGCTCCTGCCCCGGCCGATCATCTACCAGGACGACGACGGCGTCGGCGGGGTCGACTTCAGCGGGCTCGCCGGCACGGCCGGGCAGCTCACCCCCACGCCGGTGGCGACCTGGGAGGAGTCCGGCACCGACCGGATGCGCCTGGTGCGCCGGCGGATCGAGATGAGCGGCGGGCAGAACCTGCCCAGCCTCGACGGCGCGGCCCACCACACGCTCGACTTCAGCGACGACATCATCGCCGGGTTCGAGCGCACGTACCGGCTGCTGCACCGCCACCGCGACGACCTGCTGGCCGCGGACGGGCCGGTGGCGGCCTTCGCCGACGACGAGGTACGCGTGATCCTGCGTGCCACCCGCACCTACGCCAAGGTGCTGCAGGAGAGCCGGCACCCGGACCTGCTGCGCGACGCGCTCGACCGGGAGCGTTTCCTGAGCTTCCTCTGGCTGCAGGAGGAGTGGCCGGGGGCCGAGGCGAGGATCGCCGCGTCCGAGCAGGCGCAGCTCAGCCGCGGCGACATCCCCTTCTTCAGCACCGCCCCGGCGTCGCGGGACTTCGTCGCCGGCGACGGATCGGTGATCACCGGGGTACTCGCCAGCAGCGGCCTGGACCGTTCCCGACGGCGGATCGCCGCGCTCTCCGACGCCCACCTCGCCCAGCAGACCTGGATCCTGCGCAGCTCCCTCGCCGCGTTGACGATGGGCGTGGAGAGCCAGGGCCAGTGGTCGCAGTACCAGGTCACCGCCGCCACCACGCCGGCACCCGCGGACCGGTTCGTCGCCGCCGCCCGCGCCGCCGGGGACCGGCTGCTGCTCACCGCGGACACCGGCGAGGACTCCATCGCCTGGCTCGGGCACACCCTGGTGGCCGACCGGATCTGGCAGCTCGGCCCGGTCGGGATCGACCTGTACAACGGACTGTCCGGGATCGCCCTGTTCCTCGGCTACCTCGGGGAGATCAGCGGCGAGCCGCGGTTCCGTGAGGCCGCGGAGGTCGCGGCGGCGATGCTCACCCGTCAGGTCGACCTGCTCGACGAGACTCCGGTGACGAGCCTGCAGAACTTCACCGTCGGCGCGTTCAACGAACTCGGCGGCCCGCTGTACGCCCTGAGCCACCTCGGCGCGCTGTGGCGCCGCGACGACCTGCTCGACGCGGCCGAGCGGATCGTGCCCGTGCTCCTGCACCTCGCGCCCGAGGACGAGGCGTACGACGTGATCAGCGGTGCGGCCGGGGCGATCCTCGCGTTGCTCGCGCTGCACGCGGCGCGCCCGTCGCCACGCCTGCTCGACGCGGCCGGCACGTTCGCGCGCATCCTGCGGGACCGGGCCGAGCCGGTCGGTGACGGGATCGGCTGGGCCGGCGCGGTGAACCCCAGCCGGCCGCTGGCCGGCTTCTCGCACGGCGGTTCCGGCATCGCCGTCGCGCTGGCCCGGCTGGACCGCGTCCTGGGCAACCGAGACCACCTGCCGCTGGTGGAGGGTGCGATCCGGTACGAGCGCTCCGCCTTCGACCCGGAGCACCGCTGCTGGCTCGACCTGCGTGACACCACCCCGGACGGCTACTCGATGATCGCCTGGTGCCACGGCGGCCCCGGCATCGCGCTCGCCCGCGCCGACCTCGCCGAATACGTCGACGACAGCGATCTCGTCGACCGTGACCTGCGCGACGCCGTCGACGGCATGCTGCGCTTCGGGCTGACCGGCGAGGTGATCACCGGCACCGGCAACCACAGCATCTGTCACGGCGACCTCGGCAACGTGGAGGCCGTGCTCGCGGGCGCACGGGTCCTCGGCGACCGGGCCGCGGCCCGGCAGGCCGAACTGGTGGCGGCGAGCATCCTCGACTACATCGACCGGGACGGGTGGCTGTGCGGGGTGCCGCTGGGCGCGGAGACACCCGGTCTGATGAGCGGCATCGCCGGTATCGGCTACAACCTGCTGCGCCTGGCGGCGCCCGACCGGGTCCCGTCGATCCTGCTGGTCGAACCGCCGCGGCCGGCGGGGGAGCGTGGCCGCCGTGGCTGA
- a CDS encoding mersacidin/lichenicidin family type 2 lantibiotic yields the protein MDIVRAWKDPEYRASLSADQLAALPEHPCGVAELGDDVLAHIAGARTEYLLTLGCCGGFTARETPCGSCGATCGGTTCGTCQTQSTCGLCTA from the coding sequence ATGGACATCGTACGAGCCTGGAAGGACCCCGAGTACCGGGCGAGCCTCTCCGCCGACCAGCTCGCGGCGCTGCCCGAGCACCCCTGCGGCGTGGCCGAGCTCGGCGACGACGTGCTCGCGCACATCGCCGGCGCCCGCACCGAGTACCTGCTGACGCTCGGCTGCTGCGGCGGCTTCACCGCCCGGGAGACGCCCTGTGGCTCCTGCGGCGCCACCTGCGGCGGCACCACGTGCGGTACCTGCCAGACGCAGTCGACCTGCGGGCTGTGCACCGCCTGA
- a CDS encoding hemerythrin domain-containing protein, which translates to MAEGEQTRLVAWSREMRAVHERLREALEATRQALADGEPARPATRDLLLFCHGFCAALTAHHEGEDHSLFPAIATRHPGLRDTLDRLRQDHSMIGYLLTGLSAAVARDAPPGELARHLEGVAAVMESHFRYEERSLLTVLETLTLDADPGDVFGPL; encoded by the coding sequence ATGGCTGAGGGCGAACAGACCAGGCTGGTGGCCTGGAGCCGGGAGATGCGGGCCGTGCACGAGCGGCTGCGCGAGGCGCTGGAGGCGACCCGGCAGGCGCTGGCCGACGGTGAGCCGGCCCGTCCCGCGACGCGTGACCTGCTGTTGTTCTGCCACGGGTTCTGTGCGGCGCTGACCGCGCATCACGAGGGCGAGGACCACAGCCTCTTCCCGGCGATCGCGACGCGGCATCCCGGGTTGCGCGACACGCTGGACCGATTGCGGCAGGACCACTCGATGATCGGGTACCTGCTGACCGGGCTGAGCGCGGCGGTGGCCCGCGACGCCCCGCCCGGGGAACTCGCCCGGCACCTGGAGGGGGTGGCGGCGGTCATGGAGTCGCACTTCCGGTACGAGGAGCGCAGCCTGCTCACCGTGCTGGAGACGCTCACCCTGGACGCCGACCCGGGCGACGTGTTCGGGCCGTTGTGA
- a CDS encoding BTAD domain-containing putative transcriptional regulator, which yields MHVHFALLGPLTVTRDGVAVGLGSAKQQLVLTALLLRRGEAVSADELATLVWGDRPPTSAAANLRTYLRGLRQALGASGAERIRTTPGGYLLRVEPGESDLDRFDVAAARGRAALAAGDPATADTELADALGLWRGPVLAGLPLPGPLAGRVARIEERRLLAEEDHAAARLALGEAARVIPGLRALLDRHPLRQRAWAQLMTALYQLGDVSGALAAFRRARRVLAEETGMDPSPELTRLHDDILHHRLARGPAAAPPAGAGPEATTHHRPRQLPLAAAGFVGRDAELAVLDATLGERPDGRDSVRIVTVSGMAGVGKTTLALHWAHRAAGRFPDGQLYVNLRGYDEGDTVPAADALLTFLEALGVPAGRIPGGVDGRAGLFRSLLAPRRMLVLLDNARDAAQVRPLLPGAGRCAVLVTSRDQLSGLAVVEGARPLTLGVLTAEESTLLLRGRIGADRVAAEPEATTEMIESTGRLPLALSIVAARVAARPTFPLDAVAAQLRPPGTRLGLLAEGDVWRAFSWSYRALSTDAACLLRLLGLHPGPDLTLDAAAALLGAPASAVTPLLLELSRLHLLTEHRPERYVLHDLLRSYAVELARERDRPQERDAAVRRLLDHYLRTALAAAVLLQPTWTPLEPVPLGPADVPVPLPDRIAAQRWFQAERPVLLRVLRQAGEPGLERYAGRLAWALAAYLAPRGLFQDQLTVQRVALDAAKRIGDRQAEAVARRMLARALMRLGDRDAAEHHLRRALGMYEQLGDLAGLALILRHYTELCTQSDRLDEALAYSVEALRVSRLTGNEYAVARALNSKGYLHALTGDYRQAVDDCTEALDRQRRMDDRVGQAATLDSLGFAYHRLGDPKRAAECYEQSVAHFGESVNRFHEALTLIRLGEAREATADTAGAAEAWRRAVRIYDDLGDPAADELRRRLARLPPG from the coding sequence ATGCATGTCCATTTCGCGTTGCTCGGCCCGCTGACGGTGACGCGCGACGGCGTGGCGGTCGGCCTCGGCTCGGCGAAGCAGCAACTGGTTCTCACGGCGTTGCTGCTGCGGCGGGGGGAGGCGGTCTCCGCCGACGAGCTGGCGACGTTGGTGTGGGGCGACCGGCCACCCACCTCGGCCGCGGCGAACCTGCGCACCTACCTGCGTGGCCTCCGGCAGGCGCTCGGCGCGTCCGGCGCCGAGCGGATCCGCACCACCCCCGGCGGCTACCTGCTACGGGTCGAGCCGGGCGAGTCGGACCTGGACCGGTTCGACGTGGCGGCGGCCCGGGGCCGGGCCGCCCTGGCGGCGGGCGACCCGGCGACGGCGGACACGGAACTGGCCGACGCGCTGGGGCTGTGGCGTGGGCCGGTGCTGGCCGGACTCCCGCTGCCCGGGCCGCTCGCCGGCCGTGTCGCCCGGATCGAGGAGCGGCGGCTGCTGGCCGAGGAGGACCACGCGGCGGCACGGCTGGCGCTCGGCGAAGCGGCCCGGGTGATCCCCGGACTGCGCGCGCTGCTCGACCGTCACCCGCTGCGCCAGCGCGCGTGGGCGCAGCTCATGACCGCTCTCTACCAACTCGGCGACGTCTCCGGCGCGCTGGCGGCGTTCCGCCGGGCCCGCCGGGTGCTGGCGGAGGAGACCGGTATGGACCCGAGCCCGGAACTCACCCGCCTGCACGACGACATCCTGCACCACCGCCTCGCCCGGGGCCCGGCCGCCGCGCCACCGGCGGGTGCCGGGCCGGAGGCCACGACGCACCACCGGCCGCGTCAGCTTCCGCTCGCCGCCGCCGGTTTCGTCGGACGCGACGCCGAACTCGCGGTGCTCGACGCGACGCTCGGCGAACGGCCGGACGGACGCGACTCGGTGCGCATCGTCACGGTCAGCGGAATGGCCGGGGTGGGCAAGACCACGCTGGCGCTGCACTGGGCGCACCGGGCCGCCGGCCGGTTCCCGGACGGCCAGTTGTACGTCAACCTGCGCGGCTACGACGAAGGCGACACGGTGCCCGCGGCCGACGCCCTGCTCACCTTCCTGGAGGCGCTCGGCGTGCCGGCCGGCCGGATCCCGGGCGGCGTCGACGGCCGGGCGGGCCTGTTCCGCAGCCTGCTGGCCCCGCGCCGGATGCTCGTGCTGCTCGACAACGCCCGCGACGCCGCGCAGGTACGCCCGCTGCTGCCGGGCGCGGGCCGCTGCGCGGTCCTGGTGACAAGTCGCGACCAGCTCAGCGGGCTGGCGGTGGTGGAGGGCGCCCGGCCGTTGACGTTGGGCGTGCTGACCGCCGAGGAGTCGACGCTGCTGCTGCGCGGCCGGATCGGCGCGGACCGGGTCGCCGCCGAGCCGGAGGCCACCACCGAGATGATCGAGTCGACCGGCCGCCTGCCGCTGGCGCTCTCGATCGTGGCGGCGCGTGTGGCGGCCCGGCCGACCTTTCCGCTGGACGCGGTGGCGGCGCAGCTTCGGCCGCCCGGGACACGGCTGGGACTGCTGGCCGAGGGCGACGTCTGGCGGGCCTTCTCCTGGTCGTACCGGGCGCTGAGCACCGACGCGGCCTGCCTGCTGCGCCTGCTGGGGTTGCATCCCGGCCCGGACCTGACCCTCGACGCCGCCGCCGCGCTGCTCGGCGCCCCGGCGTCGGCTGTCACTCCGCTGCTGCTGGAGCTGAGCCGCCTGCACCTGCTGACCGAGCACCGGCCCGAGCGGTACGTGCTGCACGACCTGCTGCGGTCGTACGCGGTGGAGCTGGCACGGGAGCGCGACCGCCCCCAGGAGCGGGACGCGGCCGTCCGGCGGCTGCTCGACCACTACCTGCGCACCGCGCTCGCCGCCGCCGTGCTGCTCCAGCCGACCTGGACACCGCTCGAACCGGTGCCGCTCGGGCCGGCGGACGTACCCGTGCCGTTGCCGGACCGGATCGCGGCGCAGCGCTGGTTCCAGGCCGAGCGCCCGGTGCTGTTGCGGGTGCTGCGCCAGGCCGGCGAACCCGGCCTCGAGCGGTACGCCGGCCGGCTCGCCTGGGCGCTCGCCGCCTACCTGGCGCCCCGCGGGCTGTTCCAGGACCAGCTGACCGTCCAGCGGGTGGCGCTGGACGCGGCGAAGCGGATCGGCGATCGGCAGGCCGAGGCGGTGGCACGCCGGATGCTGGCTCGCGCGCTGATGCGGCTCGGCGACCGGGACGCGGCCGAGCACCATCTGCGGCGCGCCCTGGGCATGTACGAGCAACTCGGCGATCTGGCCGGCCTCGCCCTGATCCTGCGGCACTACACCGAGCTGTGCACCCAGAGCGACCGGTTGGACGAGGCGCTCGCGTACAGCGTCGAGGCGCTGCGCGTGTCCCGGCTGACCGGCAACGAGTACGCGGTGGCGCGGGCGCTTAACAGCAAGGGCTACCTGCACGCGCTCACCGGGGACTACCGGCAGGCGGTCGACGACTGCACCGAGGCGCTCGACCGGCAGCGGCGGATGGACGACCGGGTGGGGCAGGCGGCGACTCTGGACAGCCTCGGGTTCGCCTACCACCGGCTCGGTGACCCGAAGCGGGCCGCGGAGTGCTACGAGCAGTCGGTCGCGCACTTCGGGGAGTCGGTCAACCGGTTCCACGAGGCGCTGACCCTGATCCGACTGGGCGAGGCGCGCGAGGCGACGGCGGACACCGCCGGCGCCGCCGAGGCGTGGCGGCGGGCGGTGCGGATCTACGACGACCTGGGTGATCCGGCCGCCGACGAGCTCCGGCGACGGCTGGCCCGGCTGCCACCGGGCTGA
- a CDS encoding peptidase domain-containing ABC transporter, with translation MSATTSRRPRRRVPVMLQMSATECGAACLAMVLTAHRRWTSVAECRERLGIGRDGATALQMAQFARENGMRARGVSVDLDALDQLELPAIVHWKFRHYLVLERWDRRGAVVVDPAMGRRRMSREEFGEGFTGIAIELTPQERFERRPGPGRLASLRFARGMLTFSRPLLGLVLLVSLLLQVAVLLPALVTKFAVDVVIGQGQVDALTVLGAGMVLLLATQGVGSYTRGLALNVLHARMDDTMMRRFFDHLLALPYSYFQLRSSGDLLMRMSSNTVIRDMVTSQTMSLVLDGLFVVVYIGLLLALTPLYAGLVLGLGLLQLAAIVATYRPMRERTHRDIAAQAEEQNYAVEVLAGAETVKAMGAEQQVLGRWSGLFQSRQFASLHRRRLETGVEALLSAFRMGSPMLLLWVGAHQVVAGRMSLGTMLALNALAAAVLTPLMGLVNTARQLQTVGTHLERIRDVMDENAEQDTSASRPGRRITGQVTLTGVGMRYSSNADWAVRGIHLTVPAGAKVALVGRTGSGKTTLAKTVIGLYVPTEGEVRFDGRLLQDLDFRELRRSCGMVTQDPALFAGSVRENISLGHPSATYEEVVLAAQRAQIHDEIMAMPMAYETRLTEGGGGLSGGQRQRLALARALVHNPPLLLLDEATSHLDVVTERRVDEVLTALSCTRIVIAHRLSTVVNADLIGVMEDGRLVEQGTHEELVARGGPYEALIRDQLQNARPG, from the coding sequence ATGAGCGCGACCACCTCCCGCCGCCCGCGCCGCCGGGTGCCGGTGATGCTCCAGATGAGCGCGACGGAGTGCGGCGCCGCGTGCCTGGCGATGGTCCTGACCGCGCATCGCCGCTGGACGTCGGTCGCGGAGTGCCGCGAGCGCCTCGGCATCGGCCGCGACGGCGCGACCGCGTTGCAGATGGCCCAGTTCGCCCGCGAGAACGGCATGCGGGCACGCGGGGTCAGCGTGGACCTCGACGCGCTGGACCAGCTGGAACTGCCCGCGATCGTGCACTGGAAGTTCCGCCACTATCTGGTCCTGGAGCGGTGGGACCGGCGCGGCGCCGTCGTCGTCGACCCGGCGATGGGCCGGCGGCGGATGAGCCGGGAGGAGTTCGGCGAGGGCTTCACCGGCATCGCCATCGAGCTGACGCCGCAGGAGCGGTTCGAACGCCGGCCCGGCCCGGGTCGGCTCGCCTCGCTGCGCTTCGCCCGCGGCATGCTGACCTTCTCCCGCCCGCTGCTCGGCCTCGTGCTGCTCGTCTCGTTGCTGCTCCAGGTGGCGGTGCTGCTGCCCGCCCTGGTCACCAAGTTCGCCGTCGACGTGGTGATCGGGCAGGGCCAGGTCGACGCTCTGACCGTCCTCGGCGCCGGCATGGTCCTGCTGCTGGCCACCCAGGGCGTCGGCAGCTACACCCGGGGGCTCGCGCTCAACGTGCTGCACGCCCGCATGGACGACACCATGATGCGGCGCTTCTTCGACCACCTGCTCGCCCTCCCGTACTCCTACTTCCAGCTCCGCAGCAGCGGCGACCTGCTCATGCGGATGTCCAGCAACACCGTCATCCGCGACATGGTCACCAGCCAGACCATGTCGCTGGTCCTCGACGGGCTGTTCGTGGTCGTCTACATCGGCCTGCTGCTGGCGCTCACCCCGCTCTACGCCGGACTGGTGCTCGGGCTGGGCCTGCTTCAGCTCGCCGCGATCGTGGCGACCTACCGGCCGATGCGGGAGCGCACCCACCGCGACATCGCGGCTCAGGCCGAGGAGCAGAACTACGCGGTCGAGGTGCTGGCGGGCGCGGAAACCGTGAAGGCGATGGGCGCCGAGCAGCAGGTCCTCGGACGTTGGTCCGGGCTGTTCCAGAGCCGGCAGTTCGCCTCCCTGCACCGCCGCCGGCTGGAGACCGGCGTCGAGGCGCTCCTGTCCGCCTTCCGGATGGGCTCGCCGATGCTGCTGCTGTGGGTCGGCGCCCACCAGGTCGTCGCCGGCCGGATGTCGCTGGGCACGATGCTGGCGCTCAACGCGCTCGCCGCCGCCGTGCTCACCCCGCTGATGGGTCTGGTCAACACCGCCCGGCAGCTCCAGACCGTCGGCACGCACCTGGAGCGGATCCGCGACGTCATGGATGAGAACGCCGAACAGGACACCTCGGCGAGCCGGCCGGGGCGGCGTATCACCGGCCAGGTGACGCTCACCGGCGTGGGCATGCGGTACAGCAGCAACGCCGACTGGGCGGTACGCGGCATCCACCTCACCGTGCCGGCCGGCGCCAAGGTGGCGCTGGTCGGCCGGACCGGATCGGGCAAGACGACGCTGGCCAAGACGGTGATCGGGCTGTACGTGCCGACCGAGGGGGAGGTGCGTTTCGACGGGCGGCTGCTTCAGGACCTCGACTTCCGCGAGCTGCGCCGCTCGTGCGGCATGGTGACGCAGGATCCCGCGCTGTTCGCCGGATCGGTCCGCGAGAACATCTCCCTCGGCCACCCGTCCGCCACCTACGAGGAGGTCGTGCTCGCCGCGCAGCGCGCGCAGATCCACGACGAGATCATGGCGATGCCGATGGCGTACGAGACACGGCTGACCGAGGGCGGCGGCGGGCTCTCCGGCGGCCAGCGGCAACGCCTGGCGCTGGCCCGCGCCCTCGTGCACAACCCGCCGCTGCTGCTCCTGGACGAGGCGACCAGTCACCTGGACGTGGTCACCGAACGCCGGGTGGACGAGGTGCTCACCGCGTTGTCGTGCACCCGGATCGTGATCGCGCACCGGCTCAGCACCGTGGTCAACGCCGACCTGATCGGCGTGATGGAGGACGGACGCCTGGTGGAGCAGGGCACGCACGAGGAACTGGTCGCCCGTGGCGGTCCCTACGAGGCCCTGATCCGGGACCAGCTGCAGAACGCCCGGCCGGGCTGA